A genomic stretch from Carboxydocella sporoproducens DSM 16521 includes:
- the alr gene encoding alanine racemase codes for MHCRPVWAEIDLGAIGHNVRELRRVTQPRARLMAIVKANAYGHGAVEVARVALANGAERLGVALLQEAIELRRAAFGVPILILGYTPPDGALDVVKYNLTQTVFDYQGAEALSWAAVQLRKTAKIHLKLDTGMGRLGFVTTNPRSLEEILRIARLPGLEIEGIYTHFASSDSKDKTSALRQLELFRNFVDQLEKLGLEIPLKHTANSGAILDMPSAHLDLVRAGIALYGLYPSDEVKKEKVALRPAMTLKARIAYVKEVGPGSGISYGSTYVTSGWERIATIPLGYADGYNRRLSNRAEVLIKGQRCPVVGRVCMDQFMVRVSHLEQVTAGEEVVLFGRQGQAELPVDELASMLDTINYELVCAVSSRVPRIYV; via the coding sequence ATGCATTGCCGGCCGGTTTGGGCGGAAATAGATTTGGGAGCGATAGGACATAATGTGCGGGAACTCAGGCGGGTAACCCAGCCCCGGGCCAGGTTGATGGCAATTGTCAAGGCCAATGCCTACGGGCATGGGGCGGTGGAAGTGGCACGGGTAGCCCTGGCTAACGGAGCAGAACGCCTGGGGGTGGCCCTTTTACAGGAAGCCATTGAATTGAGACGGGCCGCCTTCGGGGTGCCCATCCTGATTCTGGGCTATACGCCTCCTGATGGGGCTCTGGATGTGGTTAAATATAACCTGACTCAGACTGTTTTTGATTACCAGGGAGCAGAAGCCCTCTCCTGGGCAGCAGTACAGCTGCGCAAAACCGCCAAAATTCATCTTAAACTGGATACCGGCATGGGCAGGCTGGGGTTTGTCACTACCAACCCCCGTTCCCTGGAAGAAATTTTGCGGATAGCCCGCTTACCAGGGCTGGAAATCGAGGGGATATATACCCATTTCGCCTCCAGTGATAGCAAGGATAAAACTTCGGCTCTAAGGCAGCTGGAGCTCTTCCGCAACTTTGTGGACCAGCTGGAAAAGCTGGGACTGGAAATTCCTCTTAAACACACTGCTAATAGCGGGGCTATTCTGGATATGCCCTCTGCCCATCTGGATCTGGTACGGGCCGGGATTGCCCTCTATGGCCTGTACCCTTCCGATGAAGTGAAAAAGGAAAAAGTGGCCCTGCGTCCGGCGATGACCTTGAAGGCGCGCATCGCCTATGTTAAGGAAGTGGGGCCTGGCAGCGGGATCAGTTATGGCTCAACCTATGTCACCAGTGGCTGGGAAAGGATTGCTACCATCCCGCTGGGTTATGCTGACGGCTATAACCGCCGGCTTTCCAACCGGGCCGAAGTGCTGATCAAAGGCCAGCGCTGCCCGGTGGTAGGGCGGGTTTGTATGGATCAGTTTATGGTGCGGGTCTCCCATCTGGAGCAGGTAACAGCCGGGGAGGAAGTGGTCCTTTTTGGCCGGCAGGGCCAGGCTGAATTGCCGGTGGATGAACTGGCCAGCATGCTGGATACTATCAATTACGAGCTGGTTTGTGCAGTTAGCAGCAGGGTGCCCCGCATCTATGTCTAA
- a CDS encoding LrgB family protein, which produces MITFFSIILTILCYWFSRKLFLRTGISLLNPVIVSTTIIILVLSSFNLTFDDYKQARDIMTFLLGPATVALAVPLYRNSRLLKTNLVGYLTAIAAGAVSSMFTVLGVGLFFQLQRTILLSLAPKSVTAPIALEIARIIGGDPALAVAFVVATGMIGAAIGPWLMNKTGINDAAARGLALGTTSHGQGTAIALQEGETQGALAGVAMAVAAILTSFLAPWIVAWF; this is translated from the coding sequence GTGATTACTTTTTTTTCCATCATTCTCACCATTTTATGTTACTGGTTCAGCCGCAAGCTGTTTTTGCGCACCGGGATTTCTCTGCTTAATCCAGTGATTGTTTCCACCACCATCATAATTCTCGTTTTAAGCAGTTTTAATCTCACTTTTGATGATTATAAACAGGCCAGGGACATCATGACCTTTCTGCTTGGTCCCGCAACAGTAGCCCTGGCCGTCCCTCTTTATCGCAATAGCCGTCTACTTAAAACCAATCTGGTCGGCTACCTGACAGCCATAGCCGCTGGAGCTGTCAGTTCCATGTTTACAGTGCTGGGAGTGGGCCTTTTCTTTCAGCTGCAGCGCACCATTTTGCTCTCCCTGGCCCCCAAATCAGTAACAGCACCTATCGCACTGGAAATTGCCAGGATTATCGGAGGTGATCCAGCTCTGGCCGTAGCCTTTGTGGTGGCTACCGGCATGATCGGCGCTGCCATTGGCCCCTGGTTGATGAATAAAACTGGAATAAATGATGCCGCTGCCCGGGGTCTGGCTCTGGGTACCACTTCCCATGGTCAGGGCACAGCCATTGCCCTGCAGGAAGGCGAAACCCAGGGTGCCCTGGCCGGAGTAGCCATGGCAGTGGCAGCCATCCTAACCTCCTTCCTGGCTCCCTGGATTGTGGCCTGGTTTTAG
- a CDS encoding CidA/LrgA family protein: MLQKWLKILSQWLLLYGIYQLGNYLASLTHVPIPGNVLGMSLLFFALVSGLIPLAWIEAGANLLLKHLAFFFIPISVGLMAWGHLFRQAGLQLFLALLISAAVTILVTGYTAQRLGRKEVEGQ, encoded by the coding sequence ATGTTGCAGAAATGGTTGAAGATCCTGAGCCAGTGGCTGTTGTTATATGGCATTTATCAACTGGGAAACTATCTGGCCTCCTTAACCCATGTGCCCATCCCGGGAAACGTGCTGGGCATGTCGCTGCTGTTTTTCGCTCTGGTCAGTGGCCTTATCCCCCTGGCCTGGATTGAAGCAGGAGCAAACCTTTTACTTAAACACCTGGCTTTTTTCTTTATTCCCATCTCCGTTGGCCTGATGGCCTGGGGGCATCTGTTCCGGCAGGCAGGCCTGCAGCTTTTTCTGGCCCTGCTAATTAGTGCCGCTGTTACCATCCTGGTAACAGGTTATACTGCCCAGCGTCTGGGCCGGAAGGAGGTTGAAGGCCAGTGA
- the acs gene encoding acetate--CoA ligase — translation MDSLEDLKLDNLLQVETKYEPPARIKENAALPNYEEIYPYSVSQPEEFWGKVAAELEWFSPWEKVLEWEYPKHRWFSEGKCNITYNALDRHLNTWRKNKAAFIFLGEDGSEQTLTYAQLYDRVCRFANGLKALGLQKGDRVIIYMPLTLEGVISMLACARLGAIHSVVYAGLGFGALRERINDSQAKLVITADIGYRRGKEVDLKSIVDQALEGVSCVEKVIFWQRKTEKVPLKDNEVDFLTLFNHKPDCPAEVMEAEDPLFILYTSGTTGKPKGVLHVHGGYMVGTYYHARTFMDLKDDDIFWCTSDIGWIVGHSYIVYAPLVAGITTVFREGALDYPSPATPWEIVEKYRVSVIFTAPTAIRLLMKYGDTYPKEYNMTSLRLITCAGEPLNPEAWRWAYEVLLSSQGGYIVDNWWQTELGGPTLGTLPAMAAKPGKVGVPLPGVVADVVDSAGNPQPPNKGGLLVLKNPFPHMLRTVFGDDERYSKTWTTIPGYYLTGDVAVKDEEGYFTVLGRADDVLNIAGHRIGTAEVESALVSHPAVAEAAAIGKPDPVKGEVLKAFVILKLGYEGTEELKKELVNHVRNELGPIVIISELDFVPKLPKTRSGKIMRRLLKAQELGQDPGDLTTLEE, via the coding sequence GTGGACAGTTTGGAAGATCTTAAGCTGGATAACCTGTTGCAGGTAGAAACAAAATATGAGCCCCCGGCCAGAATTAAAGAAAATGCTGCCCTGCCCAATTACGAAGAAATCTATCCTTATTCCGTCAGCCAGCCGGAGGAATTCTGGGGCAAAGTAGCAGCTGAGCTGGAATGGTTTTCGCCCTGGGAAAAAGTCCTGGAATGGGAATATCCCAAACATCGCTGGTTTAGCGAGGGGAAATGCAATATTACCTATAATGCCCTGGACCGGCACCTCAATACCTGGCGGAAAAACAAGGCCGCCTTTATTTTCCTGGGTGAAGATGGCAGTGAACAGACTCTAACCTATGCCCAGCTCTATGACCGGGTCTGCCGTTTTGCCAATGGCCTGAAAGCCCTGGGCTTGCAAAAAGGCGACCGGGTCATTATCTACATGCCCCTGACCTTAGAAGGGGTAATCTCCATGCTGGCCTGTGCCAGGCTGGGAGCTATCCACAGTGTGGTTTATGCCGGTCTCGGCTTCGGTGCCCTGCGGGAACGGATTAACGACTCGCAGGCCAAACTGGTGATCACTGCCGATATCGGTTATCGCCGCGGCAAGGAAGTGGATCTCAAAAGCATAGTCGATCAAGCTCTGGAAGGGGTTAGCTGTGTTGAAAAAGTGATATTCTGGCAGCGTAAAACCGAAAAAGTGCCCCTGAAAGACAATGAAGTGGATTTCCTCACCCTCTTCAACCACAAACCCGATTGTCCCGCCGAAGTTATGGAAGCAGAAGATCCCCTCTTCATTCTCTACACCTCAGGCACTACCGGTAAACCCAAAGGAGTATTGCATGTCCACGGCGGCTACATGGTGGGCACTTACTATCATGCCCGGACTTTCATGGACCTCAAGGATGATGATATTTTCTGGTGTACTTCCGATATTGGCTGGATTGTAGGCCATTCCTATATTGTCTATGCGCCCCTGGTAGCGGGCATTACCACCGTTTTCCGGGAAGGGGCCCTGGATTATCCCAGTCCCGCCACTCCCTGGGAAATAGTAGAAAAATATAGGGTCTCCGTTATCTTTACCGCCCCCACTGCCATACGCCTGTTGATGAAATACGGGGATACCTATCCCAAAGAATACAACATGACTTCCCTGCGCCTGATTACCTGTGCTGGCGAGCCTCTGAACCCCGAGGCCTGGCGCTGGGCCTATGAAGTATTGCTTTCCAGCCAGGGCGGGTACATCGTGGATAACTGGTGGCAAACAGAGCTGGGCGGACCCACTCTGGGCACTCTGCCAGCCATGGCTGCCAAACCAGGGAAAGTGGGAGTCCCCCTGCCGGGAGTGGTGGCCGATGTAGTGGATTCAGCCGGTAATCCCCAGCCTCCTAACAAAGGCGGCTTGCTGGTCCTGAAAAACCCCTTCCCCCACATGCTGCGCACTGTTTTCGGTGATGATGAACGTTACAGCAAAACCTGGACCACTATTCCCGGCTATTATCTGACCGGGGATGTGGCAGTGAAAGATGAAGAAGGGTATTTCACCGTACTGGGCCGGGCTGATGATGTGCTGAACATTGCCGGCCATCGCATCGGTACTGCGGAAGTGGAAAGCGCTCTGGTCAGCCATCCCGCAGTAGCCGAAGCAGCCGCTATCGGCAAGCCCGATCCGGTTAAAGGAGAAGTACTGAAAGCTTTCGTCATCCTGAAACTGGGTTATGAGGGGACAGAGGAACTGAAAAAAGAGCTGGTCAACCACGTCCGCAATGAACTGGGCCCCATAGTAATTATCTCTGAACTGGATTTTGTCCCCAAATTGCCCAAAACCCGTTCTGGCAAAATCATGCGCCGTTTACTGAAAGCTCAGGAGCTAGGTCAGGATCCCGGTGACCTGACTACCCTGGAAGAATAA
- a CDS encoding ferritin family protein, which produces MDLLTALEEALQEEIEAQKKYREAAAQAADPETRLLFEQLVREEEQHEKRIRERIKAVKLLGY; this is translated from the coding sequence ATGGATTTGCTCACAGCATTAGAAGAAGCATTACAGGAGGAAATAGAAGCCCAAAAAAAATACCGGGAAGCAGCTGCCCAGGCAGCCGATCCCGAAACCCGCTTGCTCTTTGAACAATTGGTTCGTGAGGAGGAACAGCACGAAAAACGCATTCGTGAAAGAATAAAAGCGGTCAAGCTTTTAGGCTATTAA
- a CDS encoding CoA-binding protein: MYTDQELKAILDEMRTIAIVGISDKEDRPSYRVAKYLQDQGYRIIPVNPRLQEVLGEKAYPDLKSIPEPVDVVDVFRKPEEVVPVAREAVEIGAKVLWLQLGIQNEEAEKLAAAAGLKTVADRCLKIEHARLMERG; encoded by the coding sequence ATGTATACTGACCAGGAACTTAAGGCAATTCTGGATGAGATGCGGACAATTGCCATCGTGGGCATTTCCGACAAAGAAGACCGGCCCAGTTACCGGGTGGCAAAGTACCTGCAGGACCAGGGGTACAGGATCATTCCCGTCAATCCCCGTTTGCAGGAGGTGCTAGGGGAAAAAGCCTATCCTGACCTGAAGAGCATTCCTGAACCTGTAGATGTGGTGGATGTTTTCCGCAAACCGGAAGAAGTGGTGCCAGTAGCCCGGGAAGCAGTGGAAATCGGGGCGAAAGTTCTCTGGTTACAACTGGGGATTCAAAATGAGGAAGCGGAAAAACTGGCTGCTGCAGCAGGACTTAAGACCGTAGCAGATCGTTGCCTGAAAATAGAACATGCACGTTTAATGGAGAGGGGTTAA
- a CDS encoding damage-control phosphatase ARMT1 family protein has product MQVSLECVPCYLRQVLNAMQHGEIPAEEQGKILDQILLEIPQLDKTATPALNSSLLLHRLQEMAGVGDLFQEAKEKSNEQALALLPLLREMVSEADWPLELAVKLAVAGNIVDLGILQDYDLEASIRQVLHEPFTIYHLPALAQDLRTARKVLIIGDNSGEIIFDSLLVEQLLALDLEVTYSVKAGPILNDATREDAEAAGLPRLCRVIDTGNNFLGVVPERSGQEFLQAMAEADVVISKGQANYESLEGTELAGEKTYFLLKAKCPLVAAHLGVELGDLVLKKNDLRR; this is encoded by the coding sequence ATGCAAGTTAGCTTGGAGTGTGTACCCTGTTATTTGCGCCAGGTATTGAATGCCATGCAACACGGTGAGATACCCGCTGAAGAACAGGGTAAAATACTGGACCAGATTCTCCTTGAGATTCCGCAGCTGGACAAGACTGCCACTCCGGCTTTAAACTCTTCCCTGTTATTGCACCGTTTGCAGGAAATGGCCGGGGTCGGGGATCTTTTCCAGGAGGCCAAGGAAAAATCCAATGAGCAGGCCCTGGCCTTATTACCCCTGCTGCGGGAAATGGTCAGTGAGGCGGATTGGCCGCTGGAACTGGCAGTTAAGCTGGCTGTAGCCGGTAATATAGTGGATCTGGGGATATTGCAGGATTATGACCTGGAGGCCAGCATTCGACAAGTTTTACATGAACCTTTTACCATTTACCATCTCCCGGCACTGGCCCAGGATCTGCGCACAGCCCGGAAGGTGCTGATTATCGGGGATAACAGCGGGGAAATCATTTTTGATTCTCTGCTGGTGGAACAATTGCTTGCTTTGGACCTGGAGGTAACTTACAGTGTCAAAGCCGGGCCCATTCTCAATGATGCTACCCGTGAGGATGCGGAAGCTGCTGGCTTGCCCCGGTTGTGCCGGGTGATCGATACCGGAAATAATTTTCTCGGCGTAGTTCCCGAACGTTCAGGACAGGAGTTTTTACAGGCCATGGCTGAAGCTGATGTGGTTATTTCCAAAGGCCAGGCCAATTATGAGTCTCTGGAGGGTACGGAACTGGCTGGTGAAAAAACGTATTTTTTGCTCAAGGCCAAATGCCCACTGGTAGCAGCTCATCTAGGGGTTGAACTGGGCGACCTGGTACTGAAAAAGAATGACTTGAGGCGGTAA
- a CDS encoding polysaccharide deacetylase family protein: MKKKGLYFIGIIILLAGAFYYFWPRPGVQPQFQQQPVTRLGEEGRVAVLEYHDFNSPGGFSISGEQFRRQLQALRQAGYTLVTPEEFRDWLQGKKEIKDKSILLTIDDGYASVAEIVPILREFKARALVFLVTSRTGKPKLTDAQLQEFADVLRPESHTHNLHYQGEIRPGKTGPALTSRLWLAAEGRQENRDEYKLRLRTDLETSLATLLPVNKRPEFFAYPYGVSNSDVIQLLKEHGIKFAFGTKPGLVTRKSDPWYLPRFEVGMPSFTPERLLAMLEVEFGKREAFSGWQLAGIDNFQPRIFWLEEGQVREALQITGPGWKFQKITRDQLGPFRRWQLSWEKENGEKLAIDLYSVPGGGMYLLEWTPANQDSKLVYHWQRVGEKGPWQVRTISYRPSQYGPYSQLASMVTTSSWPAPDDKWLVQPNRGYFWPGQKGEVYLSRGDSWEVLQEDTRRELDPGAKVQLHSNQYGTALWYSVTGLKPGQAYSQWGAVASEQLLNWENQISIADVRRADGDRYRKVLRDGIYNQTPGGYEPGGERVFWRIPAQHVGMMALDHDEVFFRNLVALSLFNAVERQNQAGIWPTEHLVKNLKEKYGLDQPFFDTRFNTDTGMFLLKVYRQYQIQAACQKAEQYGKYLWLYVENNHFTTQNKGYLVYDYQNLTASKVITHTSLNHQLAEINFFLELYLLTGEEAWLTQAEKMLQGIRDIGTAWIKPDGDLHYAYLPDGSLGMQDYPLVTLKDLLYTQELLLKIKGSRDPLLDQLISSKQAYLQKQKLGPQ, from the coding sequence ATGAAGAAAAAAGGCCTGTACTTTATTGGAATTATTATCCTGTTAGCTGGCGCATTCTATTATTTTTGGCCGCGACCGGGGGTACAGCCTCAGTTTCAGCAACAACCGGTAACAAGACTGGGCGAAGAAGGCCGGGTTGCAGTGCTGGAATATCATGATTTTAATTCGCCCGGAGGGTTTAGTATCTCCGGCGAGCAATTTCGCCGTCAGCTCCAGGCACTGCGCCAGGCAGGCTATACTCTGGTCACCCCTGAAGAATTTCGGGACTGGTTACAGGGAAAAAAGGAGATAAAGGATAAGAGCATTCTCCTCACTATTGATGATGGTTATGCCAGTGTTGCCGAGATTGTTCCCATTCTGCGGGAATTCAAAGCGCGGGCCCTGGTCTTTCTGGTTACTTCCCGTACAGGCAAACCGAAATTGACTGACGCTCAGCTGCAGGAGTTTGCTGACGTTCTACGGCCGGAAAGTCATACCCATAATCTGCACTATCAAGGGGAGATCAGACCGGGGAAAACAGGACCAGCCCTGACCTCCCGTCTCTGGCTGGCTGCTGAAGGTCGCCAGGAGAACAGGGATGAGTATAAATTGCGCCTGAGAACCGACCTGGAAACAAGTCTGGCTACTTTACTACCAGTTAATAAACGGCCGGAATTTTTCGCCTATCCCTATGGGGTAAGCAACAGTGATGTAATTCAGTTATTGAAGGAACATGGAATCAAATTTGCCTTTGGTACCAAGCCTGGCCTGGTCACTCGCAAGAGCGATCCCTGGTACTTGCCCCGTTTTGAGGTAGGCATGCCGTCCTTTACCCCGGAACGGCTGCTGGCCATGCTGGAAGTGGAGTTTGGCAAGAGGGAAGCCTTCAGTGGCTGGCAACTGGCTGGCATTGATAACTTCCAGCCCAGGATTTTCTGGCTGGAGGAAGGCCAGGTACGGGAAGCCCTGCAAATTACCGGGCCGGGCTGGAAATTCCAAAAAATAACCAGGGACCAGCTGGGACCATTTCGACGCTGGCAGTTGAGCTGGGAAAAAGAGAATGGGGAAAAACTGGCCATCGACCTTTACTCTGTTCCAGGCGGGGGCATGTACCTGCTGGAGTGGACCCCTGCTAATCAGGATAGTAAGTTAGTCTACCACTGGCAACGGGTAGGGGAAAAGGGGCCCTGGCAGGTGCGGACCATATCCTATCGGCCCTCTCAGTATGGCCCTTACAGTCAACTGGCTTCAATGGTTACTACCAGCTCCTGGCCTGCTCCAGACGACAAATGGCTGGTCCAACCCAACCGCGGCTATTTCTGGCCGGGGCAGAAAGGGGAAGTCTATCTCAGTCGCGGTGACAGCTGGGAGGTTCTGCAGGAAGATACCCGCAGGGAACTGGACCCAGGGGCCAAAGTACAATTGCATAGCAACCAGTATGGTACTGCTCTCTGGTATTCCGTTACCGGGCTAAAACCCGGCCAGGCTTACAGCCAGTGGGGTGCCGTTGCCAGTGAGCAGTTGCTTAACTGGGAGAATCAGATTAGCATTGCCGATGTGCGTCGGGCTGATGGTGACCGTTATCGTAAAGTTTTACGCGATGGGATCTATAACCAAACCCCGGGTGGATATGAGCCCGGGGGGGAGCGGGTCTTCTGGCGTATCCCCGCCCAGCATGTGGGCATGATGGCATTAGACCATGATGAGGTATTTTTCCGAAACCTGGTTGCCCTCAGCCTGTTTAATGCCGTTGAGCGCCAGAATCAGGCCGGGATCTGGCCGACAGAACATCTTGTTAAAAATTTGAAAGAAAAATATGGTCTGGACCAGCCTTTCTTTGATACGCGCTTTAATACCGATACCGGTATGTTTTTATTAAAGGTGTATCGTCAATACCAGATTCAGGCTGCCTGCCAGAAGGCGGAGCAGTACGGTAAATATCTCTGGCTCTATGTGGAAAATAACCATTTTACCACTCAAAACAAAGGCTATCTGGTTTATGATTACCAGAATCTAACGGCTAGCAAAGTAATTACCCATACCAGTCTCAATCATCAGCTAGCCGAGATCAACTTTTTCCTGGAACTGTATTTGTTAACTGGTGAGGAGGCCTGGTTGACTCAGGCAGAGAAAATGCTACAGGGCATCAGGGATATTGGTACAGCCTGGATTAAACCAGATGGAGATTTGCATTATGCCTACTTGCCAGATGGCAGTTTGGGCATGCAGGATTATCCGCTGGTAACCCTGAAGGATTTGTTGTATACCCAGGAGCTGCTGTTGAAAATCAAAGGGAGTCGAGATCCCTTGCTGGACCAGCTGATAAGCAGCAAACAGGCGTATTTACAAAAACAAAAACTAGGACCGCAATAG
- a CDS encoding PRK06851 family protein produces the protein MNKGILRRLFPGGNTCQGFYSLYHHMIEPDATRIFVIKGGPGVGKSTFMRRIGEAMLEQGYEVEFHCCSSDNNSLDGVVIPALRIALLDGTAPHGVDPKNPGAVDEIIHLGDHWQEDMLRANKTAIMESNARVGRLFVIAYQALAEAKIVLDEWESYLQESQNFPQVNRLTLKLEEEIFADIKPQFIRPAKIRRLFASAITPLGPVNSWDTLLIGVDKIFVLQGDPGTGKSTLIERLLTRAQLLGLDCQAYHCSFDPTKLDGIIIPALKVAVINGNIPSDLQLPATATIYNLNDYLNRQRLSLYTTEIDSVKGRFWTSFYRAVKYIKEAKAEHDRMETYYIPAMDFTAINQRREEILNRILQYAEETKN, from the coding sequence GTGAACAAAGGAATTCTACGGCGTCTTTTCCCGGGTGGGAACACTTGTCAGGGATTCTATTCTCTCTATCATCACATGATTGAACCCGATGCTACCCGCATTTTCGTTATCAAGGGTGGCCCCGGGGTCGGTAAGTCCACCTTCATGCGCCGTATCGGTGAAGCCATGCTGGAACAGGGGTATGAAGTAGAATTTCACTGCTGTTCTTCCGACAATAATTCCCTGGATGGCGTGGTAATCCCCGCTCTGCGGATCGCCTTGCTGGATGGTACCGCCCCCCATGGAGTTGATCCCAAAAACCCCGGGGCAGTAGACGAAATCATCCATCTCGGTGACCACTGGCAGGAAGATATGCTGCGGGCCAATAAGACTGCCATCATGGAAAGCAATGCCCGGGTGGGCCGCCTCTTTGTCATCGCCTATCAGGCTCTGGCGGAAGCCAAGATTGTTCTGGATGAATGGGAATCCTATCTGCAGGAAAGCCAGAATTTTCCTCAGGTTAACCGCCTTACCCTCAAACTAGAAGAGGAAATCTTTGCTGATATTAAACCCCAGTTTATCCGTCCCGCCAAAATCCGTCGCCTTTTTGCCTCAGCCATCACACCCCTCGGCCCGGTAAACAGCTGGGATACCTTGTTGATTGGTGTTGATAAAATCTTTGTCCTGCAAGGAGATCCAGGCACCGGCAAATCCACCCTGATCGAACGGCTCCTGACCAGGGCCCAGTTGCTAGGACTGGACTGCCAGGCCTATCATTGCTCCTTTGACCCGACCAAACTGGATGGGATCATCATCCCCGCCTTGAAAGTGGCAGTTATCAATGGCAATATCCCCTCAGACCTGCAGCTGCCGGCAACAGCTACAATTTATAATCTAAATGATTATCTCAATCGTCAGCGTTTATCTCTCTATACTACTGAAATCGACAGTGTTAAAGGCCGTTTCTGGACCTCTTTCTACCGGGCGGTTAAATATATTAAAGAAGCCAAAGCCGAACATGACCGCATGGAAACCTACTACATTCCCGCCATGGATTTCACCGCCATCAATCAGCGCCGGGAAGAAATCCTCAACCGGATTTTGCAATATGCTGAAGAAACAAAAAACTAG
- a CDS encoding phage minor capsid protein — protein sequence MSMHDSFQFIGRRIDDQFRRVALEEAGRKMASGTTIKDMKQRVIQRLLDQGQTAFVDKLGRKWRLDSYAEMVARTTTREAASAATINTCREAGLDLVKITTHYPTCEKCAPLQGKVFSISGEDKRYPKLMDEYRPPIHPNCRHSLHPYVRELDPEADKVQKYSNTSLTKDPRSEEEKQAYKEMRDAVTIATNRKRAREVLLSENAPLEEKMEAYKKLKKTYEDTGKKPVGFDAQVIKHYQLNEDKYNAIIISDTVINDGPQWKSGKDIEHLNKRKKRGHIPENWTLDDYNRKIQELCSKADNEVYLYHKEGFKQKYYVFGDKEWIAIIGQNKVIDTAFKVDRMNYEEYIKKNGMNFLGTVKELRPNGQ from the coding sequence ATGAGTATGCACGATTCCTTTCAGTTTATAGGACGGCGAATTGATGACCAATTCAGGCGCGTTGCCCTTGAAGAAGCCGGACGCAAAATGGCCAGCGGTACCACGATAAAGGACATGAAACAGCGGGTAATCCAGCGGCTGCTTGACCAGGGACAGACTGCTTTTGTGGACAAGCTGGGCAGAAAATGGAGGTTGGACTCTTACGCTGAGATGGTGGCCAGGACTACCACCAGGGAAGCGGCTAGCGCGGCCACGATAAACACCTGCCGGGAAGCGGGGCTTGATTTGGTGAAGATAACAACGCATTATCCAACCTGCGAAAAATGTGCTCCGCTGCAGGGCAAGGTGTTTAGCATTAGTGGAGAAGATAAACGTTATCCGAAGCTTATGGATGAATACAGGCCGCCGATCCATCCTAATTGCCGGCATTCTTTGCATCCTTATGTGAGAGAGCTGGATCCGGAAGCAGATAAGGTACAAAAATACAGCAATACTTCGCTTACCAAAGACCCACGAAGCGAAGAAGAGAAGCAGGCATACAAAGAAATGCGGGATGCGGTGACAATAGCTACTAACCGGAAAAGGGCAAGGGAAGTTTTATTAAGTGAGAATGCTCCATTGGAAGAAAAGATGGAGGCATATAAAAAACTTAAAAAAACATATGAAGATACAGGCAAAAAGCCTGTTGGTTTTGATGCGCAGGTAATAAAGCATTATCAGTTGAATGAGGATAAATATAATGCTATAATCATCTCAGATACTGTTATTAATGATGGACCACAATGGAAAAGCGGTAAGGATATTGAGCATCTTAATAAAAGAAAAAAGCGGGGACATATACCGGAAAATTGGACTTTAGATGACTATAATAGAAAAATACAAGAGTTATGTTCTAAAGCTGATAATGAGGTATATTTATATCACAAAGAAGGATTCAAACAAAAGTATTATGTGTTTGGCGATAAAGAATGGATTGCAATAATCGGGCAGAATAAGGTTATCGATACTGCATTTAAAGTTGATAGAATGAATTATGAAGAATATATAAAGAAGAATGGCATGAATTTTTTAGGCACTGTAAAGGAGTTGAGGCCTAATGGACAATAA